The genomic window AGTCCGATCCCCCGTTAATTAGCGGGCTGTCGGACTGGGTGAGGCGATAAGAGGCAAGCTGACGGCATCGACATGCCATTTGCTATATGGAAGGATTCAATCTGCACGTTTGGCGATCTTTATACAAACCAAGCCCAACCGCCCCATCGCCGCGCATTACAAACCCCGGCGGACCCCGCCCACAATGTCGCCGCTGTCCCGAGTGTCCACCACAACCGGGCGGGTACCGGCACTGTGACTCCGCTTGCGGCCCACGCCTTGAAGCTGGGAATGACGTTTGTCGGCCCTTTAAGCTGTCAAGGCTGTCTTTCATCTTGACCGTTCTTGATTTTTTACGCACTTTGCTCCAACCAAGCCCAACATCGACGGTCGTAAGCAACCACATGCTTTGCTAAGAGGTGCCAAGAGACGGCGTCATTCTCGGGTGTCAGCAACGGAAAGTCAGAAACAACGAGAAACCAAGGAGGAAGGGTCTTTTCTCAGGGTTTCTGGCCCTTTATCCGCCACCAACGGCAATCAtatcttttttcttgcttctGTCGACCCTGAAAGGACAAGCCCTTGGTAAGATCTTGGGATATTGTCTCCCCGTCCACTTGGAAGGTACTGGCTGCCCACCATGGAAGCCCATCTCATCGATTCGCTCGTCCGTCAAAGTTGTACATGTATACTCGTTGCAAGGCTTCGGCTAAGCCTGCCAGGAAACGGTCGACGCCTGGAGAAGCAAAACTCGCCTCCATCGCCCGTGCAAACCATTTCTACCTCCCTACAGTAGCCATGCTAGATATCTGATGATTCCCAGTGTTCTGTCGGTCTGTAACATACTGGGACTATTTATTTGTGACCCACACACAGTATTTTCCCAAATCACCAAATGTCATTTCTCGGCATATGCCCGACCTTGCCGGTGCCCATCTCTAGCCTGTCCAACGGACTGGCACAAGCAGCATCATGCATCTTGGCCTATCTTGGCGTATTCTGACCTCTTCTTGGACCTACTCGTGTGACCTGAAGAAATAATCGGGCCTTCCAAGTGTGGAGAGAGATCCGGGGTCTGGGGAAGAACCAGATTCTTCAAATACGCCGTTCTCCTTCCCCAGGTTGGCGGACATGCCAATATTTGATCTGCTCTTTTGCATCCCTTCTCCATATCGATACCCCTAGGGTCATAGGAAAATTCCCTTTGCCCTTTGCCTTGTTATCAAAGGGTTTCGTGTTATCTCAGTTTAATAGCAAGGCGACAAGAGGTCTTTATACACACCACCTCATAAAATGCCGCCTCCAAGAGTGGACGATGAGGCTCCCATGCCCCCAGAAGACAACGGAATCGACTCTTCAGGCCCAAGAAGGTCCAGTAGTGGCAGCACAGCTGCTACTTACAACAATGCCGAGAAGAGCGGAGCCATTTCTGGACAGGGCGGTGTCGTCTCCAACCAGATAGCCGGTCAGCAGAAGGCCACCGTTGGGGCCTTGCTCAAGAACCCCTTGGCCGGAATGACAGACGCTCAGATCATTGCAGACGCAGACCGTTTCGTCGAGGAAAAGGGTCTAACTGAGCACCGCGAGGCCTTCAGGAAGGGTGCCATGCTCGCCAGGGTTCAAAACAACGACACGGCATTTGAGCAGCTAGATATCATCACCGAGCAGGAGAAGGAAACCCTTCGCAAGGAGGTCAAGAACAGATGGCACCAGCCGTTTATGCTCTACTTCCTTTGTTCCTTGTGTGCGGGAAGTGCCATCGTACAAGGAATGGATCAAACCGCTGTCAACGGAGCACAGGTACGTGGAGCAACTTGGGCCCTTTGAAAGACACGATGGAGTCTCCATATTGACAGACTACCAGGAGTTCTACTATGAGACATTCAACATCACCGACGACCTTATGCGAGGTCTACTGAACGGAGCCCCCTACCTTTGCTCGGCCTTAATTGGTTGCTGGACGAACCCCATCCTGAACAAGTGGACTGGACGAAGGGGAACAATTTTCATCTCTTGTTTTGTGTCTACGGTGACTGGGTTctggatggcagcagccgaCACCTGGTACAACCTGCTCATCGCTCGATTTGCTCTTGGTTTTGCTGTTGGTGCCAAGTCCAGCACCACTCCCGTCTACTCTGCCGAATGCACACCAAAGGCCATTAGGGGTGCACTTACTATGCAGTGGCAGGTTAGTTACACTCTCGGTTTCTCCACCAAACTAATATTCATGACACTAATTCTTTCACAGATGTGGACTGCGTTTGGCATCATGTTGGGGTTTGTAGCCTCGGTAGCCTTCGCCAACACCGACTTCCTTGGCGAGAACACCCAGTGGCGTTGGATGCTGGCTTCAACCTCAATCCCCCCTTTCCTCGTCATGATCCAGGTTTACTTTTGCCCGGAGAGTCCCAGATGGTAAGACTTGGCTATCTTGATGCTCTATAACACTCGGGACATCACAACTAACTACTCGCGTGCCAACAGGTACATGGAGCGAGGAGAGTTCACAAAGGCGTATTCGTCGGTGCGACGACTGCGGTACCTCGAATGCCAGGCCGCGCGAGACATGTACTACGCCTTCAAGCTCCTGGAAATTGAACAAGCGCAGCGCGAGGGCCGGAACCTTCTCAAGGAGTTCTTCACCGTCCGCCGTAACCGCCGAGCCGCTCAGTCGTCGTGGTTTGTCATGTTTATGCAACAATTCTGCGGAGGTGAGTCTCAAAACCTCCTTGCGCTTGCTGTATAGGCGCAACAAAAATCTCATACTGACCCTGCCCAATTACCAATACAGTTAACGTCATTGCTTACTACTCTACGGCAATTTTCCAAAACGCTGGCTTTTCACGCAACGCGGCGCTTCTTACTTCCTTGGGTGGCGGAGCAATCAACTTCCTGTTCGCGATACCAGCCATATACACCATTGATACCTTTGGCCGGCGCAACCTACTTCTTGTTACCTTCCCGCTCATGGCTATTATGCTGTTCTTTACCGGTTTCTCATTCTTCATCCCGGAAGATAACCCAGCGCGTCTCGGATGCATTGCCACCGGTATCTACGTAAGTTTTCTGGTTGACTATCAGGCGCACTCTTTGTGGAAATCCgacgacaaaagaaaaactaACAAGATGGCCTTTAGCTTTTCATGATGGTTTATTCACCTGGAGAGGGCCCTGTTCCTTTCACCTACTCTGCCGAGGCTTTCCCGCTGCACATCCGCGACATCGGTATGAGTAGCGCTACTGCCATCACATGGGGTTTCAACTTCATCATCTCCTTCTCCTGGCCTGCACTGGAGACGGCCTTTGGTCCCACTGGTGCTTTCTGCTGGTACGCGGCGTGGAACATCTTTGGCTGGATCTTTGCGTACTTCTTGCTGCCCGAAACCAAGAACCTCACCCTCGAGGAGCTCGACATGGTCTTCGGAGTGAGCAACCGCGACCACGCCAAGTACTACACAGACAAGTTGCCGTGGTACTTGAAGAAGCACATCCTACGCAAGGACGTCGACAGCTTTCCGCCGTTGTACCAGTTGGCCGAAGATGAGGACCTCGCCGATCCTCCCATAGCCGCCAAGGTCGACGACAGGGTCGATGCCAAGCAGACGCAGCCTGTGATGAGTCCCAGACTTGGGGTCGAACACGCTGAGGAGCCTTCCATCCCTGGGGATGACAAGACCGTCAGGTAAAGGATATGCAAAACATATGTTGGGATGAGAATTCGGAGTGCCTGAAAGGTGACCGAATTGAAAGAGTTAATCAGTTGGTAGGACGGGGGCAAGGGAGCATGTGAACTTTCAGGTTATGTCACCATCGCTTCGTGGAAAGGTTGCTGTGGGGCGTTTCTTTTTGATTAGGATTTTATACCCTCTTTTTGCTTGTTAAATATCAGACGAATATACCTGGTGATTCCATGATTCGTGACTTTTGCAAGAAACAAAGGACCTTTGTTGTTTGACCACCAACCAGCCTGTTGAGGAAATTTGGGAGACTGGGCTTGATTTAGTGCACCATCTTGCTTTCACGCAAGTCAATATCTCGCCATGAAAGGCACATCCGGCGGCTGATATTTTTATGTTTCCGTTATCGGGCTAGAGAGgtgataggtacctagctacCTACCCATAATTGGTCTATCTAGTAACTGCACATAATATGCCGTCGGCCTGTCGGGATTATACCAGTACGTCCCTTCCTTTGGATGCGGGTGAGCCGGCTGCCGCCAACAGATAAAGACGCCGCATGTGACAAGGTAGACAGACCCCCGCATTGTCGCACTCCTTCGCAAATTAAATCCCCTTTGAAGGTTGGATCTCCCCCCACGCGACACCCCTCCACCAGTCGGCGACTTTCTACCACGTAAATTGATTGAGGTCTTGGATTAGACTACTGTAAAACTAGCAAGACTAGGTACTTCGTCGGGTAGACTACGTTAGCCCTAGTGCAAAGGCGAGTAATTAGTGTAGAAAACAACGAATCGGTCGCCTGGCCCATTGCGGACCGATGGACCCAAATAATAAACACTTTACGTACTCCGTAGTACTGAATTGTGGTGGAAAAAAACGCCTACTGCCAGTGTGCCGCCAATTAAATGGAAATCGTTTGCGAAATCtgggagaaaaagaaagttgGCTAGCGCTTATCCCGTCCCTAGCCCGAAAGGTTATTCGCGAATCCACCACAAGCCCCGCATTCAAACTTGTGATGGGGGGACATCGGGTGCAGTGTTCCAATGTTCTGCAGCTCTTCGCCCCTCTGCCCCTGCATTTGCTCTCGTGGTTTTCATGAGGCGTGAATCTGCATGAATGTGACATCGGATGGCAAGTAATCCCAGCACGGGAATAGGGGAGGGGTTAAACGTCGTGCGAAAAAGGATATTTTTCCACGATGGTACTCGTATTAAGTAAGATATTTAACGCGACttagtttttatttttgaatTGAACATCGAAGATTTGGCAATTGAGCTTAGCTTGTACCCTAGCCGACAATACCTTTATGCATGAATATTGTGTTGTTACAGACCTGACGCACGAGCAGACAGACTAATGTGGACATCTGCTGCTCTATAGTGGTCTACAGTACCTCCCTGCCTACTATCTGCGTAGGGTAGGTGTGATTATGTTCATGTAACGTACATAGTAGAGTTGCGACTAAAGTACTTTACTGGCATACTTCCTACTGCAATagacaggtaggtaggtacaacgACCTCGCACCATCTATCTATCCTTCTCGAGCTGCATGTCGACCCCAGGCCAATATTCTGCAAGGACCCCGCATATCCAGGCGCAAAGAGGTTAGAGGAGGAACAAAACGCGAAGGATTGTCCTTGCTGTAAACACTCTGAGTGCGACAAAGTGGAGAAGAGCAGCAAGGGGAACTGCGACGCCGGCTTGGCAACTGCTTGCCAAGATGTGTTTGGATGTGGGTCCTGCCTTGCCTGGCTTCTGGTCTCCCcccaaagagacaaaaaaCCCGTGGAGCTTGCCTCAAGATGGCAGTTCTCTCCTACCGTCGGATCAGCGATTGGATGAATTGGATCCACTTCCCAATGCATTCATTGATTCCCTGGTCAACTCCCTGGACGGGCGTGCTGCTCATCTCATCTCATATCTTCCTACCACTTGGGTTATTACCAAGAAACCCTTTCGCagcctcttcttttttttctcttggttGATTCCTCACGCTCCTCTTCTACCAAGGTAGGCAGGCGATTGACAAATGCTCGCCTAATTTTCGGGATATAATCCTTGAGTCCTCTCATTCTCGTACATCAAACCAACCCTTTGCCGCTCTTtgcaaaaaaatacaaaaaataaataaataaaaatagcCAAGAAAGAATTCCTGATAACTCAGCCCAAAAAAACCGATTCAACCGCGAAACACGACACAGCCACGACTCGCATTGTGTTGACTCGATATCTCAACGGTGGTATTGCTTTGCTGAAACACCAAATCGCAGCTGGCGCCACTTCCGCTCGCATTATTTTCGTGACGACACCTGACCCTTAGCAGCTTGCCACCCGTTAAGCCTCGATAAGAAGCTCGAGTGTTcagcgactttttttttttggatttgGACTTGTGCCTAGCGGCGACCTTTACGCCTGACACCCGACCTAAACAGCGCCAACGACATCACGGCCTATTCCTCCGACGTAGCTTATAGTCTCCACGCTCCCTGACGCAAGAGCTCTGCGAGCCTGAACCAGCCTATTTATATTAAGCGACGCAACAAGGTCGTCGCCCCCAGCACCGACAGCCTCCAACGCAAGACACGCAGAAACGACTGGATCGCCAGAGGCAGACGACAgaaccaaaaaagaaaagtcaaAGTCATATATACTTCCCATTAAAATGGCTCCCGGAATCTTTGAACGCATCCAAGCCAGGATTGAGCTCTTTAGGCTCGAGCAGCGCTACACCAAAAGGCGGAACCGCCGGTCCACCTTTGTGTCGAATGCCATGTACGTGGACGGCGAGTACATTTACAACACTCCGGCGTCAACTGGCAGCTCCACAAACTCGACCTCGACGTCGCCCAGCAAGTCGAACACTGTAGGGAGCTCCTACACGACAGACAACGTGCCTTCCGGATCGCCGACGCACAAGCCCGGCAAGAAGCTGAACCGGTTCTCATCCATGCCCGGGTTTGGATCTCTATCGAAGTCTTCAGGCAGCCGACAAGCCGAAGATTGGAGGAGAGAAAACGTCAGCGTCACCGAGGTGCGGTAAATTACGGGTGTCGACAAATGACGATACTCGCAAACCTAAGAAATaaaccaacaaaaaaaccGGAATGAAAAACAGGGGCGGACGGGAGCGTTTGCAGCATTTGAACAGCGGGAAGAAAGCAGTCCATGGAAGGGCTCTTTGTACCCAGCAGGAGCAACGGCTTGTTTTTCACATTTCCCCCTTTGGGAGTACAAActtcttttcttgtccttctttaCTCACCATTTTCCACTTTCCTTTCGTCACACATGATATATCTCCTACTGTTGACTGGCATGATATTTACGCTGGTGACACTCCTCACGGATGTGCCTAGGATAAGTCAACATAACGACTGACTACCTGTGGGCAGCAAGCCATGGCTGGTTcctgcccacgtttcttttTTACATATCGCGTTTTTGCGTCCCTTATTGCTATTTAATCGTCTCTTGTCATTGTTAGATCTGGTGTTTTTTGGGTCCTGGGAGACTGGTTGTCTTGCTGTtatggaaaagaaagaatggCGCTTGCTTCATCGGCCGAAACCAACTGTTTTTGATCAACACCCTGACTTGTTCAGGGTCAATATATTTTTTATCTTACTTATTCTGGCTCAACGCTGTCACCCATGTGCCCATCCTTTCCCTCTCGCCCGATGTCCACAGTTAAAATTCtatcctttcttttttgaaaGATTTCCCAAAACAACCGTCACCACGTCGATTGCGGAGTGCATATACGAGGCGGCGGGCGGGTGGCGTTGAATGCCCTTTATGCCGATGGTATGATGTTTGTCATTACACTGCTAAAGAAGCAGTCCGGAgacattttattttttgcaGATCATGTTACACCTGGGCAGCTAGGCCAGTTCACAAGCCTTAGCCCGAATGCTATGAGTGATCGACTCTAACGTCCTCGATCAGACATGCTACCGACAATCAATGGACTTCTAGTACCCGGTGGCAATGGAGAAGGAGGAAGGCTCGGGCGGTACCGGCCATGCGTACAAAAGGCTTGGCTGAGGGAAGAGGGCGGTCAGGGCCTGCTGGCTCTGCGATTACCCGCTTGCAATCTCCGCTGACCACACAGAGCCGAAGATAAGTCTCGTTGAAGGGGACTGGTCATTTCGCGCTCGCGAAGGTTGGGAAATAAAAGAAGACAGAAAAAAGCAAACGacacagaaaaagaaataagGTAGTGAAACTGGGtggctatttttttttttttttttttttttttttcttctgtggTTGCAACAAGCGTGTCGTCAAACAAGGCCGCGAAGGTTTGACACATTGTGTCATGCGGGAGAAGGTCTAGTCCCGGCGGTGGAAGGATTCTTTTGACTCGTCGCACGCTCCGGGGTGCGGGTATCCGCATAACAGGGCTGATTGGACGGGTCCATATCGATGCTTGGGAGGAAGTCATAAAATCTTCAGGCTTCCGACGTGGATTCCGCCTGTGGGTGTTGGATGGAGGGCCACCGACAGGAGGCAACTAATACTCACTGGCTTGAGCTCGCCATAGTCGACATATGAGCGAGCACCAGCCGCTCTCAAAAAAGCTCCCTTCTCCGATGGGTGGGTGAATGAGATCTTCCAGCAGATTGCTTGAGCTTCGtcaaagaaaggaaacatgCCGTCGGGCGAAAGCGTGGGCTTGTGACTTGCCACTGCTGttcgttcttttttttctcagccCGTTTGTTGGCAAAGCAGGCTCCCGAGCTACGCGAGGCAAATCCGGCGTCAAGTATATGACGCTGGAAATTGCATCTGCCTATCAGCCTGACGATATTGACGAGAGGGAGCTCAGCGAATGTGGGTTGGGCTGCAAATATATGAAATCACGGCATTGGTGTCAAACGCAGGGCACGAACCAGCGTCGGAGAATTCAGGATTTCCTGCAGGAACAATATCACGACAAGGCACAGCCGTAGAAGCCGTGTGTCTGTCATGGACTTTTGCGCTACGTGTACCCAGCCCCAGCCTCAACTTGTGGTGCCCCTGAGCGCGTTACCTAGGTGGTAGTTGTCACACATGGTAGGCCGGCAACACCTTGTCTGCGGAGACGAAGTATCCAGAACAGGTATTGACAGGAGACAGTGAGCAAATCAACGTACACACCTGTGGCCTGGCAACTGACCACTGGCTTGATTACCACTCAACCCATGGGATAATAATGACATCAACTAGGCTCAATGCTGGTCGGGTCGGGACGCCTTGGAAGCCATTCAGCAACCTCAGCCCGTGCGATGGTGTCCCGAGTCTGCCGAGAATATGGCGCATCTGGGATTCCCGACTAAACTAGCCGCATACTTATCCCATGAACGCTCAAATGCAACACGTGGAATTATATGGACTTCTCTGGTTCCGAGGCCGTTCTTGGACTCTGATGATCAACCCGTGACGGATAATTTCCTCAACCTCTCAGGAGTGCGGGCGTTGCAGGTCTTTCCTCACACCGAAGGAGCACGGAGCTAGTGCTGTGAAACGCTCACATCCTCCCCCAGCCCATCGGCAAACTCAGATTCCTTCACCGACTTGGGCAGCTGGGCTCGTGTAGCCTGTTCGAGGATATAATGTAGCCCGATAGAGCGGTGTCTCGTATGGGCAGGCGTTGGGTAGGCTCCCTGCGATTTTGGTctgtctagttctagttatAGAAGCCCTCGAAATCTCGGCACCTTGGATCTTCACCTCTGTTCTGCCTTGTTATCTCCATACTGCGCTTTGTCTGCTTGACGGAACAATTCTCCATTGCTACTATTCTGTCGACTAGCATACTTTGTTTTATTCCTCTCTCACATCACATCACATTATATCTTCAAAGATACCTGGCAAAGCCTAGCAGTAGCAGCCATGGGTCACCGCACGTTGATCTATCAGGACGCCTTTAACCACCAGGAACTGGAGGTGGAGCTGGCAAGAAAGGCCTTGAATCTAAGTGTGAGTCGGGTTATAGCCGGAAGCCAATATCACTGGGATGTGGTCCATCTCATCCTGATCTCCTAGTCTCTTCTCCTGTACCCCTCGATCATATACTGTGTTATGTATACATCATCAGCTAACCCGAAACCGTCCTCACTCGGGCGGAACCCCTTTCTCTAGGTCGGTCCTCCGCCTTTCAAAACAGAGTGGGGCTACGCGCACGGGACGAGCGACGACATTTGGCCGCCACCGCGGCTGGGCGGCGAGCCGGAGCACGACTACGTGGAGCGCGTCGTTGTGCACCTAGACGGCCTACCGCACGGTACGGCGCGGTCCGACATACTCAAGGCGGCCAAGCTGCTGACGGGCGAGTCCTCGCACAGCTTCGGCATCCTCTACGTCACCATCCCCGAGCCCGGAAACGTCTTTGTCTACTGCACCGACTCCCGCAACGCCGCCTTGCTAGCAGAGCTCTTTGACCGAGACGGCTTCCCCTGGGATGTgcgaggtggtggcggcgccgGCAGCGTGAGCAGCAAGAGCAGCGGCGGTAGCACTGGTGGTAGTAGCCGCGGTTCgaggggtggtggtggtgccagGATCAAGACTGTCGAGGTGTACTCGGTCCACTGCCAGTTCAAGATCTCGTCGCAGTTCCTCCAGCATCTGCAGGACGTCAGGGGCAGAAAAGGAAAGtacggcgccgacgaggtCAGGAAGGAGTGGGAGGTTACGCATCCTAGTGGGAGACTGAAGCCGTCGAGGAGATGAGGGGTGTGTGGTTGTGGGGAGTATGGGACGGGGGGACTAGGAAAATTTCAGTTTGCTATTCTGTTGTGGTACGCTTCGAACTCTGATTGTTTTCTTGATTGGATTTGGGGGAAATTTGTTTCGAGAATGGGCAAAGCGTTGGCGCATTTGTGTAATTGCCATGTTGAACATGGCTCTACCTACACCGGCAGCTGGATTGCTTGCTTATCATTAACCTGATAGCCAGGGCTTTCTATATTCGCCTCGGCTGAGCTTGTGAAGCAACAATTGGATGGGATGTGAACGGCTTGGAAAAGTCATCTGGTCACTTGGGCTAGGCAACCAGAATTGCTATTGCAATTGTGGCTGGCAGGGGAATTATATGATTTGGTTTTACAACACTTTCAAATAATACTCTGCCAGATGTTCAAACGAAAGATACGATACAAGTCGTCGTTACGATGCAGAGTTTTGTAGTTGCCGTGATCAATTGGCAGAAAGTCTGAACATTTATCCTGGGTCCCTGCATCTGAAAGATGCAAGTCCCTTTTTTGCGGGTGTTGCCGAGACGCGCCATCTCTCGTCCCTTCTTTCGTGCGCCGGTGGTCTTTTTGGACCATGACCCCTGAGCCGTTGCCGACGTTGCTGCCCAAAGCGGCAAATAGTACGGATGATTCCACAGGGTGGGTGCTGCCGTGGTCTGAACCAGCACTGCTCTTGTCGTCCCTCCTTGGAACTTTTGGTTATTTCGGTTTTCTAGAAGAAACGGCCTCGTGTCGCAGTAGGCAACAGACGAACACCCTTTTCTGCCCTTTTTTGCCATCTCAACACTGATAAAATGTATAATGCATACTTACCTAGTCGCTACTAAAATCTGGTTTTGAGagtatctagttctagaagcAATCTCTGGATAGGACGCTAGGGTACCGCTTGGATCCATAAATTAGCAAATAGCTGCTCATCCTGGCGCAAAGATTGACCTTGATATTCCGAGCCAGCAGTACAATGGCTGCGCAAAATCGAAAATGCGGACAAATGCCGTCTCGATGTTACTTTATGTACGGTATGGCATGGTATGTATTCGCCGAAAAGTGACGCCAACGCGTGCAACGCTTCAGGGCGATTCACGATATCAAagcccccctccccctcaaGCTGATTTGCCCAACTACCCCCTCCCTCGTGGCATTCACTGCCCCTTTCCGTCTTTTCACAGCCCCTTCTCGGCAATGACGTCCCTGATCAAGCGCGTCAACACGGGGGTGATCTTGCCAGCAATGATGGCATCACCAGCAGCGTTGGGGTGGACCTGGTCCCTCAGCGCCGAGGTCGGGTATCCGGCGGCGACATCAACAACCACGATGGGCGACTGGGCCGTGTTCAACTGCGCAGCCCAGCCCGGGATGGCATTGTTGAGCGCCGTGATGGGCGCCTGCTTGAACGGCAGGGGCAGGACCGTGTCGACCATGATCTTGACGCGCGGGTTCTTTGCCCTGAGCTGCTGCACGATGCCCGTGTAGGCGTTGAGGATCTCGGACGTCTGCCGGTTGCCGAGGTTGACGTCGTTGGTGCCCAGCATGAAGTTGACCACGTCGGGGACGTTTTGGTTCAGCCAGCCGGGGAGGTTGTTGCGCACAATGTCGACCGCCTGGTAGCCAGAGTGGCCCTCGTGCCGCCTGTTCCAGTTGCCGTTTCGCGGTTGGCAGTTTTGCGGGTTGGTCGTCGACGAGCCTACAAAGTCGGTCCGGGAGGACAGCCCCGCGCTGACGAGGTTGTCCCATACAGTCGCCCTCCAGCAGGTGATTTCGGTGATACTGTCGCCGAGTGGCACTGAGTGAAGGAAGTGCGTCAGAAAATTTGTTGATGGTGGACAAGAGGGGGGTTCATTTTCAGATGATTGACGATTGAACCGGTGACTTACTGAACTTGACCTTGGCTTGACCCAGCGCCGTGCCTACAAGGCAGGCCACCGCCGTGAGACCATAGGTGAAGTGCATTGTTATctgcagctgctgctggatgCTGGGTGCTGAGAAGGAAGTATGTACCTCGAGTAGGTGATTGCTTGGCTTCAGGGGAATTGACCGATGGGCTACTGGCACAAGATCCAAGCCTCCATATCAAACCACAGGGACGATGCTAGGACATTTTATATTTCCCATTCAACATCCAACCCATGTCTGACAAGAACTCATCTCTCTTGGCCATCGCTCGGACAAATGGATGCGGACAAAATGACCACCGTTGGGATAGGCTGGCTATATGCGGGTGACGGTGCCTGTCTAGCTTTCTCCATTTCCCGCCAAATTACTCCTCGGCAAGTAGTATAATAGAGcggagaaaaataaaaaaccagGCCTGTGTACATGGTCCTTCTCCGCGTGTATATCGGTTCCATACCCTCCGCATCTTGATTGTGGACAAGCTCCTTGTGGGGAATAATGCCAGGGTTGCTTGCATCTGCCGATCGTCGCAGGGATTCTCCATGTGACCGGTTATATCCGCTTGGTGTAAAATTTCTCCAGATTCAATCTCAATCATGTCGCGACGGTTCGAGATGCGACTTGTGGGTTTCCACCAATAAGCTGCCATAAACCACGCAGTGGTCTTGATCTGCCGTGCGGAGCCACAGAAGATGGCCAGTGCTGCAGCTTCAGTCACATCTCTGATCTGGAGAATCCAGGCACGTATCCAAACGCGTGCGTGGTTCAAAACAGAAAACTGCCACGGCGCGTGGGTAGTTTTAatgttctagttctagtattaGGTCTAACGAATTATAGCATATATCTCATTTGCTTCATTCAAGGGCTCTTTCCGCTCTTGGGAAACTCGGACACCCATTTCTTGATGATTTCGCGTGCCTGACTCTGGACCTTGCGCGCGCCCTCGTTGGC from Pyricularia oryzae 70-15 chromosome 4, whole genome shotgun sequence includes these protein-coding regions:
- a CDS encoding plastidic glucose transporter 4, which translates into the protein MPPPRVDDEAPMPPEDNGIDSSGPRRSSSGSTAATYNNAEKSGAISGQGGVVSNQIAGQQKATVGALLKNPLAGMTDAQIIADADRFVEEKGLTEHREAFRKGAMLARVQNNDTAFEQLDIITEQEKETLRKEVKNRWHQPFMLYFLCSLCAGSAIVQGMDQTAVNGAQEFYYETFNITDDLMRGLLNGAPYLCSALIGCWTNPILNKWTGRRGTIFISCFVSTVTGFWMAAADTWYNLLIARFALGFAVGAKSSTTPVYSAECTPKAIRGALTMQWQMWTAFGIMLGFVASVAFANTDFLGENTQWRWMLASTSIPPFLVMIQVYFCPESPRWYMERGEFTKAYSSVRRLRYLECQAARDMYYAFKLLEIEQAQREGRNLLKEFFTVRRNRRAAQSSWFVMFMQQFCGVNVIAYYSTAIFQNAGFSRNAALLTSLGGGAINFLFAIPAIYTIDTFGRRNLLLVTFPLMAIMLFFTGFSFFIPEDNPARLGCIATGIYLFMMVYSPGEGPVPFTYSAEAFPLHIRDIGMSSATAITWGFNFIISFSWPALETAFGPTGAFCWYAAWNIFGWIFAYFLLPETKNLTLEELDMVFGVSNRDHAKYYTDKLPWYLKKHILRKDVDSFPPLYQLAEDEDLADPPIAAKVDDRVDAKQTQPVMSPRLGVEHAEEPSIPGDDKTVR
- a CDS encoding cellulose-binding protein produces the protein MHFTYGLTAVACLVGTALGQAKVKFMPLGDSITEITCWRATVWDNLVSAGLSSRTDFVGSSTTNPQNCQPRNGNWNRRHEGHSGYQAVDIVRNNLPGWLNQNVPDVVNFMLGTNDVNLGNRQTSEILNAYTGIVQQLRAKNPRVKIMVDTVLPLPFKQAPITALNNAIPGWAAQLNTAQSPIVVVDVAAGYPTSALRDQVHPNAAGDAIIAGKITPVLTRLIRDVIAEKGL